GAACACTAAGTCCAACGATAACTTGTACATTCGTACCACTTTTCGCTACACCGTGTGCCATTTGATTATGTGTAAAGTAATCATTATCTTTTACTAAGTTTGCATCATAGACTGTTACTCTTAATCTAGTCGCACAGTTTGTCACATCTTTAATGTTGTCTTTACCACCTAAACCTTCTAAGTAATAAATCGCTTTCGTATCATATTCAGATGCATTGGCATCAAGTTGCGTATCTGCATGATCTTTAGATTTATAATCTTCTTTTGTATAAAGTTTGGCATCACCATTATCTGGAATGCGTCCTGGTAATGGCACATTGAACTTCTCTATAATAATTTTGAAGACGAAGAAGTAAATGCCGACAAAGATGATTCCAATAATGAACTGAGCTATATACGTACTTCCATGATTAGAGAACAATGGAATCCAGTTGATTGCTGCGAGTTCTATTGCACCGCCTCCTTGAATACCTACTACGCCAAAGAGATACATGATTGTTACCATCGTTGCGCCTAATAAAGCATGAATTAAGAATAAATATGGTGCTATGAATAAGAACGTGAATTCTAATGGTTCAGTAATGCCAGCAAAAACTGCTGTTAAACCTGCTGGTAATACAAGTGCTAATACTTTTTTCTTATTTTCTTTAGGTGTTGAAGCATACATTGCTAATGCGATACCTAAACAACCGAACATTTTAATGTTACCTTGTAACAAGAATCCATAAGGGTACAATTCTTTAAGTGATTTAGTAGAATTCGAGAAATCCGTTAAATGCTCAATCCAGTATGGTTTTAAACCGCCATTTACAACAGCTGGTCCATATTCAAACGGTGTATAAATGAAATGATGTAAACCAGTTGGTATAAGAATTCGTTCTAAGAAATGGAATAACCAAACCCCTACAAACCCTGAATGCAACATCACACCTTGTAACGATGCAATGCCAGTTTGAATTGTTGGCCAAACCGCGCAAACGATAAATGCAATTGGGATCATCACAAAGAATCCGATGATCACTACGTATGGTAACCCTTGGAAAATACCAACCATTTCAGGAAGCTTTTTATCATAGAAACGGTTATGTATCCAAATAACAATAGCTGATATGAAAATCGCACCGATAATACTTGTATCTAACGTTTCAATTCCAGCTATTTCTTTAACACCCGTTAAGTTCTCGATACCTTTTGATAAATCTACGCCAAAAGTTTTTGGCCAAAGTGTCAATATAGCATTGATAAA
This portion of the Mammaliicoccus vitulinus genome encodes:
- a CDS encoding alpha-glucoside-specific PTS transporter subunit IIBC; its protein translation is MNAIKRFGSAMIVPVLLFAFFGIVVGFATLFKNPNIMGDIANEGTMWFKIWSLIEAGGWTIFDHMELAFVIGLPISLAKKAQGRATLAALMIYLVFNNFINAILTLWPKTFGVDLSKGIENLTGVKEIAGIETLDTSIIGAIFISAIVIWIHNRFYDKKLPEMVGIFQGLPYVVIIGFFVMIPIAFIVCAVWPTIQTGIASLQGVMLHSGFVGVWLFHFLERILIPTGLHHFIYTPFEYGPAVVNGGLKPYWIEHLTDFSNSTKSLKELYPYGFLLQGNIKMFGCLGIALAMYASTPKENKKKVLALVLPAGLTAVFAGITEPLEFTFLFIAPYLFLIHALLGATMVTIMYLFGVVGIQGGGAIELAAINWIPLFSNHGSTYIAQFIIGIIFVGIYFFVFKIIIEKFNVPLPGRIPDNGDAKLYTKEDYKSKDHADTQLDANASEYDTKAIYYLEGLGGKDNIKDVTNCATRLRVTVYDANLVKDNDYFTHNQMAHGVAKSGTNVQVIVGLSVPQVRDSFETMI